The Populus alba chromosome 4, ASM523922v2, whole genome shotgun sequence genome contains a region encoding:
- the LOC118039783 gene encoding lysine-specific demethylase JMJ28, whose translation MEPLPDNLRCKRTDGRQWRCNRRVMDDKKLCEIHHLQGRHRQYRRKVPETLKLQRKKSKKSSASSSNFESLSRVSLKEGGSDSEEEGEGEELMRDLPNGFMAISPARILGMAMWFLVLVHMLTLRLEGVLPNKRDAVRLRKGKRKCHWCRSGSRTLIRCLSCRKEFYCLCCIKEQYLETQEDVRMKCPVCRRTCSCKACSAIQCRDIECKDLSKERSKVDKVLHFHYLICMLLPILKQINQDQSIEIEIEAKIKGLKPTEVEIQQAEISCNKQCCCNNCKASIVDFHRTCPDCSYSLCLSCCQDIFHGSLHGSVKGLLCKCPNGRKACISGKQLSEMKSLCATKLSYGSRFLGSKFSPCQSAAHCNGSIPCPPREFGGCGGSLLDLSCIFPLSWTKKLEVSAEELVGCYELPETLDVCSSCSLCVGLDCETNGLSSCKKQLQEKILKHWGRGSTCSCS comes from the exons ATGGAGCCGCTACCGGACAATCTCCGGTGCAAGAGGACAGACGGCCGGCAATGGCGGTGCAACCGGCGGGTGATGGATGATAAGAAGCTCTGTGAAATTCACCACCTTCAGGGCCGCCATAGGCAGTATAGGAGGAAAGTGCCCGAGACTTTGAAGTTGCAGAGAAAGAAGAGCAAGAAATCATCAGCATCAAGTTCTAATTTTGAATCCCTGAGTAGGGTTTCTTTGAAAGAGGG TGGCAGTgatagtgaagaagaaggtgAAGGGGAAGAGTTAATGAGAGATTTGCCAAATGGGTTCATGGCAATATCACCTGCAAGAATTTTGGGAATGGCAATGTGGTTTCTTGTTCTGGTTCACATGTTGACGTTAAGGTTGGAGGGG GTTTTGCCAAATAAGAGGGATGCAGTGAGATTGAGGAAGGGGAAGAGGAAGTGCCATTGGTGTAGGAGTGGATCAAGGACATTGATTAGGTGCTTGAGTTGTCGAAAAGAGTTTTATTGCTTGTGTTGCATCAAAGAGCA GTATTTAGAGACACAAGAAGATGTTAGGATGAAATGTCCAGTGTGTCGTAGAACTTGCAGCTGTAAGGCCTGCTCAGCAATTCAATGTAGGGACATTGAATGTAAG GACCTGTCCAAGGAGAGAAGTAAAGTTGACAAGGTTCtgcattttcattatttaatctGTATGCTTCTTCCTATActgaaacaaataaatcaagatcAGAGCATTGAGATAGAAATAGaagcaaaaataaaag GCCTGAAGCCCACAGAAGTTGAAATCCAGCAGGCTGAAATCAGCTGCAATAAGCAATGTTGTTG CAATAACTGCAAGGCTTCTATAGTGGATTTCCATAGGACCTGCCCTGATTGTTCCTATAGCCTTTGCTTAAGTTGTTGTCAGGATATTTTTCATGGGAGCTTACATGGAAGTGTTAAAGGTCTTTTATGCAAATGCCCAAATGGAAGGAAAGCTTGTATATCTGGCAAACAACTTTCAGAAATGAAATCACTTTGTGCCACAAAGCTGAGTTATGGCAGCAGATTTCTTGGTTCTAAATTCTCACCATGTCAGAGTGCTGCGCATTGTAATGGAAGTATACCTTGTCCCCCTAGAGAGTTTGGTGGTTGTGGTGGTAGCCTTCTTGATTTAAGTTGCATATTCCCCTTAAGTTGGACCAAAAAGCTGGAAGTGAGTGCAGAAGAATTAGTTGGCTGCTACGAGTTGCCAGAAACCTTGGATGTTTGCTCAAGCTGTTCATTATGTGTTGGGTTGGATTGTGAAACAAATGGATTGAGCAGTTGCAAGAAGCAGCTGCAAGAGAAGATTCTA AAGCACTGGGGCAGAGGGTCAACCTGTAGTTGTTCGTAA